Within Conger conger chromosome 3, fConCon1.1, whole genome shotgun sequence, the genomic segment acacacaaacctatTCCGGTAGCCAGTTTAATGTCCTCCAAGCTGAATTCCTCTCCTTCATTAAACATGAGTAGCACAAGTGTCTGAAACAGTGAAACTTGAAGCTCCTTTTTTCCCTGTGGGGAAACGAACAAAACCGAAAAGGTAAACACGTGCAACTTTCAAGCAACTTGTTTTTCCAGTGTAATGTATAGATTCATATGTTCTCTTACCTCCTTGAACTCAGCTTTTAACACACAGTGTCCTAACGTTGATTGCCACTGGAGCTTCCTGCCACTGTGCTTTCCtagataaaatgttttgaaaatctCTTGCAGTTTCACCATCTGGAAAATAGAAAcagcagcatttaaaaaaacccccccaaaaaaaccaaaaaaaaaaaccaaaacctgTTCCAAGTGGtccattatatttattttgtatttattttatttatcctttatttaaccaggaaaagtctcattgagattaaaaatcCTGGCCATGACAAGCAGGACAACAATGTATAAAATTACAATTCATATCAACAATTACACAACGTACAATTTACTATACATAAAAGCAATGcagtttgaaattaaattattgaTGAAGCACTAACCTCTGGAGGCAAATGAACTTCCATAGGCACGTAGGTTGGCCAGTAACCCATAGTGAGGATATTAACGGTCAGCTCAATGTTACCAGGGATGTTCTGACATTGCATATACTAAAGGGAGAGAAAATATACTTTAATCAGGGAACTAAATACAGTATTCTGAATATTGCGGTGTGAATGTTAAAGCAAAATTTATCTAAATTTGAAGAGGCTATGAATGTAATCTTGCCAGTCTTGCCAGGTTTGTCACATTTACCACATACATTAAACCTAAAGAATTCAAGTCTCAAATATTTCTTAAGACTGAGGGTAAGTCTGGAGCACTTGGATACAAAGTAAGcccttttctttaatgtattaatttatttttaaatcggTTGATGTGCGGTGACCTCCTTGTTGACATCCTCAAATATCCATTATCTGGATGAATACaaacatgtcttttttttttttttttgtcaaaggtTTCTTTTTCTTACCTGTTTAAACTGAACCATGATGTCCTTAGAAAGCTCCATGTCCTTGAACATGCCTTCCAGTTTGCTGGTGAAGGCTGCCCCGCATTCTAAACAAAGACAAGGTTGGCCATTCATTACGGTGCTCAATAGAATCGCTCATGAACCAACTGTCCAAGCAAGGGGAAGGGTCATAGGCATGCACAGTGCCACTTACTATTCAACACAGGAAATGGTGGGCTTATTTTGCTTCACCGCGAGCTCTGTGGGCACTAACCGTGTTTCAGCTTGGACAACATGGACTTCTCCGCATCGACAGAAGCGCTCTTTCCAACAAGCAGCCTCTTGGCCAGGTCCTTCTTGTAAAAGGCCTCAAAAACATCTTTGCCtgttagtaaaaaaaaagacaaaacagatGAAAGCAATAGTTAGTAGCTTATATGTTTTTGAGAGGAAGAAGCTTGCAGGCACATGCATAGAAACTTGTACCATGCCTTTGGAAATTGAATATTAAGAAAGCTAGAGGtcattttttgtatgatatagcATTGATGAACCAGAAGGCAGCTTTTAAAAGACCAGTTTACCTCCAGGTAGACCGACTCCCTAGATATGACGACAACAGTAAGAAAGGACCAATTAAACATCCGGACTTTAGTACACGGTATCAGTCACTGTGACGGGCCACTGGTAACAGAATAAATGATCCAAAGGGCAAAACCCCAGTCAGATACGGTGAACAGGGTGAGCAGTGACACACGACAAACAAGCGAACATGGAAGCCAACACAGCCCGAGTACCTCACCATAAATGAATCTGAAAATGATCATGATTTTGTCCAAcatcttctccagctcctcgtCGGTTGCCTCCTTGTTTCCCGCCCTCAGCTTTGAATCCACGTATTTAGCTGCAAAACAacggaaaaaatatttttagaatagCATTACATTCCCTTTTTTTATGCTAAATTAATTCTGGTGTAACGTGTTCTGACAGCCCGTGAGCACCTGGCTGTTGGTTGGCAGAAACCAATGGCAACAGAACGACCACTTGAAGGCCATTGTCAGCCATTCTGGACTCTTGATCAGTGGAAGTGAATTGCCTTCCCCTGACTTGAACAGGCAAGGTCCATGTTCATGGGCGCCACACGTGGAATTCATGGGATTCCTCTATATTTCCTGAGCCACATTTCTCAATATTTCATCATGGCCTGTTCTATTGGCAAAGCAAGCCATGGAATTAAGTTTTacgttttttttgcatttcccAGATTGCCAAACAGATGTAATACTGCCCAGAAATATGActgcaaataaaatatgaaacaatgGCCCTTAAAAGTTGGTCACCACAACAAACACAATTGTGTATGCATTGGAAGATATGCCACTGACATTTAATCCAATACTACTCACTAGTACAGTAGCTATAAGCTGTGTAGAACAACTGGGTGCGTAAGAGAATTTGAATGGCTCTGCAGCACCTAGTAGTTGAACACAGGTTACAGCTGCCAATCGCAGATCACAATCTTTCTTTGCCGTTGCTGACTGGGTGATTGCGTGCGGCTGAAGTGGAAATACTTGCCAATGAGCTCGGCAGGTTTATTTGGCCTTTTGTTGATGAAAGTTTCAAACGCCTCCTTCATGGCGTTGACAAACTTCTCGTTCTTGAGGAAACAGATGTCGATGATGTGATCCACCTTGTCTTTGAAGTCCAGCAGCTCTTGCACCATGGTTTTATCCTTTTCAGGATTGATGACTATTGTGCTTCCAAAGGCCTGTGAAATGTCAGCACACCCAACACAGTCCACATTTATTAGACTATTTTTAAATGgttgagatatatatatatatatatatatataacctatatccaaagcgctgcactaTTGACACTTctaattcacacattcatacacacattcacacaccaacggcgattggctgccatgcaaggtaccaagcagctcatcaggagcatttgggggttaggtgtcagggctcagggacacttcgacaaacCGAGGGCtagggatgtgtaccgagagccggtattttttggtaccggtTACCGGTTACCTAATTGGTCGGTACCAGCgtaccgctaaagattctggacaaacgatactgttttcggtattttttaagtctacctaaccgtcgcgtaattatgacactgccgccgtcgacaggttatgacgcagcgccccgttgttttctctagtagtcaatatgtcggctgtaagagctaagcgctccaaggtatgggctcacttcatcaaactcaatgaatcctcggctcaatgcaatatatgaaagaaagtagttgcgtcaaaggagggtaacaccagcaacatcatgaaacacttgcagtctacctacccatagcataaagctgaaggagtttggcgtgtttgactgcctaaacaacgcatctaaagttagcaacccggcagacgctaacaacaccgtgccgccctccgtgcaggcagactccgacattgcttcttcatcaagtcacggtgagtgtatgaatcattaaaggggaagtgaaatactagattaagttGGCATAATTTAAATTGGAATAAAGATTGATTCCcaatatatacatccttaaaggtttaagactgccagtaaagctggattaaaataataagtaattaaattacccttttttttttaaacatgcgcagcgccattttatccgagtgtatagcgtgacgtcactctgtccagagcgatctcggctgctgccagagaaagtaaatatgttgcttttccttaacaaaaactgttagggctaaatgcgtcaggagaagcgcctcccctacactgttctgtttacatgtatgtgtctgttgggttgaacatgtaggcaagggctttggtcatctccctaggttttttatttatttaatctattctgagaagcatttgtaattttaagttaagcttctgttctgttgaagcattatcacattgagTTACCTCTAAGGCTGTATGACATACctcgcactgcacatgttgacttgctaagggcttaaaaggcaggtgctgtcagttgtttaatgatgttgctggtgttaccccccttgtggtaataaaaaacgattgaatcttttaccatcttgtaacgtctttattttatacactaaattacacgccgtggtatcgataagagtatcgataaataccggcaccgataaggagtatcggtattggtatcggtatcagtaaaatcctaacgatacacatccctaccgagggcaggatcgaaccgacaaccctccaactgccagatgactgctcttaccgcccaAGCCAGTGTCGCTCCCATTTTTCTCTGAAATCAATCTTTTCTCACCAAGGATTTGTTCAACAAGTAGTCCAAAGGCCTACATAATGTGAATGCACCCAACatggttagtttttttttcttatatttcCACGTGGTgggtacaggaagtgaacatAATATAATAGGAATATAATAGCGTTTTAAAAGGCTTCTGCAGAACGGAAGACTGACCCCTTCCACGGAGCCTGCGTTGCACTTCCAAGCATTTATGGGATATTCTAGAATGACACCCAGGACAACACTGTCATCACCTCAGTGCGAGTCGACTTTCTCCTGACATCATCATATCATCAAGCCACTTGACCTTCCAACAGCATTTCAGACATGAGcttatgttcttttttttattttttttttgctttatctGCCTTTCAGTTTCATTGTAATGCTACGGTACCATAATAAAAGTATAAATCGTTTATTTCAACGCCTCTAATGAACTTCAATGGTCCATTGAATTTGTAGCACACCAAGGTGGCTAAAATAATTTGGGTTAAGGGGCAAACCCTGGCTCTCAACTTGGCACCTAATCATCCCCGATTCAattgggaaaaaacaaaaaaaacaaaactctccCTCACCACCTAAGCTGGTGTGTGGAGCGCGtactggtgcaaaatggcagctgtgcatcacccaggtaggTGCAACACATTGGTGGCAGTTGAGGTGccacaacactgaacactgtaattgctttgagtgtctagaaaagcgcaaCATAAATGtaatccatctatccatctaaaGAGGGGAAAGACAGGCACACTGTAGTACATTTAATGAAGTACATTTTAAAGACATAGATGGGGAACGGGACTTCCTGCATTAGGCCTAAATGGCACAGGTTACAGAATGATGCAATTTGGTATATTTTAAATTGCACCATCCCAAATTGATTTTCCCTGAGATTAAATTACACCATGGCTCCCGTAGTGACACATGACGCCCGCACTCGGCTCAACCCAGGagccaaaatacaaaacaacttcCATCCACTTCCCTTTTAAACTCTGCTGCCATCTACAGGGCTTAGCTGAAGTAGGACAGGGCAATGCACCCGTCAAAAATGTCTCCACAGCACACAAATGCTTATAattaaccatccatccatccattatctgaacccgcaggggggctggagcccatcccagcatacagtaggcgaaaggcaggaatacaccctggacaggtcgccagtccatcgcagggcacacacaccattcactcacactctcatacctatgggcaatttatccaatcagcctaacctgcatgtctttggactgtgggaggaaaccagagtacccggaggaaacccacgcagacacggggagaacatgcaaactccacacagagaggccccggccgacggggattcgaacccaggacctccttgctgagaggcggcagtgctacccactgcaccatccatgccgccatgcTTATAATGAACGGTTTGCGTAATTTACCTCTCAATtgacaaataacaaattaacatTTATCGACTGTTGATCGTGGATATgcagtgtaaaaatgacagtgatTTTGGAGCGTAACCCTGCCTACCTTGATGTACTCAATCCAGTGCTGTAGGAGTGCCTGCACACCCCCCCGGACCCTGCTGAAGAGCTGGTACAGCAGAGAGAGGTCCTGGATACGGTTACCGTCCAGCAGATGATTTAAACCTGAGGACAATTTCAAAAGACAATGGGGTGAGGGTTTCCCTTAAACACCGTCCTTCCCCCCTAAAAAGAGATGGATTTTCTTGATTAGTGCCCCTTGTCAGTCTACACTACATAGTTAAAACTTTGACTAATTCAAGCAGAAGCACCACAGCCAACAGCACTGTAATATCCAGCTTCTGGGTCAGGATTCAGGCACAGTTCTCCTTTTGGGCATACCTTTCTGGAGCGTCGCAGTCAGATGTTCACCAAGCAGTTGCTTTTCCACAGTAGCAATGAGAGGTTTTCTACAAGTTGGGGAGACAGATTATATTCTAATCAGTTCGGATGGGGAATACAATGCGTAATCTCAatgaggcacaaagacatacaaTATAGAGGAGGGATACACAAGCTTACCCATAAAGGGCTGGtttgggtgcaggcttttgttccaaccaagcattTACACACCTGATTGCACTAATCAGCCATTTGAGTCTGTGCTAAGAtccttgattagtagaatcaggtgcaTAACTgcatggttggaacaaaagcctgcaatcacaccagccctttctgggtaagattgagtatcACTGACATAGAGATCAACCACCCTTACTGCGTGCTCTGGTCCAAGTATGTGATGACTCGATCTGCTTCTTCTTCCAAACGTTTATTAACATGATGGAGGTACTCAGGAacctgggaaaaaaataatacattaggAATTAAAATTAGGAAGAAAGGAAAAGGACAGGGGTCCTGAAAGTCTGGCTTGACTGAAACGATCATTTTCACTCATCTCATAAAATATCAGCAGGGAAAAAGGGATTCATGTGAGCAGTCAGTAATAACCGTTTCAGTCACAAGACCGAgaggctccacccaaatcccaaggggttttggcttcggtatatttagtagggttttaataggggctcaaaacaatagtatatcagtcattttgattggtggaAAAGGTATAATGTTGggacttaaagggttaatgtgaacacaaacattttataaGCAGAGTACTAGTGTACCTTACAACTGATCAGACTACAGCAGTCAGAATAGACTGAGAGGAagaatgtggggggggggcttaattTGTGCACAATTGTTTCGGCACACTATGGGCTGGttgacacagattaagctttgTCCTAaaactaaattgagtttttctATGGAGAATCTCCGTTCAAAACAGAATttgtctaggactaggcttaatctgtgtctgtgaaactggggtaaagcagagagcagagagatatGTGCTCTGCGGTGATATTCAGCCGCTTTCCCGGATGGGGAATAaatcacctctctctcctgcatcagcctctgtccctctgcagcGTACAGGCGGTTCGTCTCCTCCAAGAAGCGCTGCTCGAACGAGTCCTGATAAATCTGTCAGGAGTGGGAGAAAGCCGGATTCAGCAGCCATCTTTAAAGGAAAACTGCACACCCAGAGCCAGTACATAATCACCAAATCTAACCGACCTGGCTTCATGTGTGTACGCTCTTAACGCTCAGCaagacatcattacattacattattggcatttggcagacgctcttatccagagcgacgtacagttgattacaccaagcaggagacaatcgccccctggagcaatgctgtgttaagggccttgctcaagggcccaacggctgtgcagatcttattgtggcaacccccgggattagaaccaccgaccttgcgtgtcccagtcatttaccttaaccactacgctacaggccgccccatcattcATTAACAATTTTTGAGGGAAATCAAGTCACGGGTCTTAGTGCTACGTTTGAAAAAAAGTAAATTCAACTGGACAAATATATTGgtaaaatgtattctttgtgCACCTCTTAATTTAAAGGAACCGTTCAATTTCTGAGGTTTCTGATGTCATTTCAGATACCGTAATATAAAGAGAAGTTCCTGACAATCTGGCCTAAAGCAACAAAAATCACTTCAAGTAACTCCTAAGCAGCCTGTACAGTGCTGTTCCCTTTCCCGTTTAAACCGAaacatcctttttttattttttttatttgcgcGAACCCCACTGCCGCTTCAGTGCGAGTGTGGACAAACCATAGACTACAGCTAAGCTTGTACAGAGTGGAGTCGGAGGAAGCCTTTTCATATGCGGAGGAGGTGTGGCGGAGGGGGTTGCCAGAGGGCAATGAAACATGGACCAAACCCTCCCACAGCCTGGGTGTGCATTGCCTAATGGACCACGGTTGGCACTGCCATGGTCTGGTCTGAAAATGTGGGGCACATCCCTGCACCACAGCTTCGAGCCTTAAACTGAATGAGCCCCATAAATATCCGTTTCTCAGGTCTTGGCTACATTTGCGAACAGAAAACAAACCTCTGGAGAAATAGTATTGCTGTACGAACTGAACTTTGGAGATGTGCCAAAGTGCATGAAAAGGGCCTCTGATATGCATGCAAACAATCTGCCTCAAAAAATCACCTCTGTAAATAATTTCAGTTCTTGGGAGATgtaatgggggggaaaaaaaattataaaagcaATTAAAGTGCTTTCTtctattaaaggtacaataagtaatttCAGTCAAGAGAGAagtagcagcaacaaacaccttcaaaccacaacattgtttatccctcccctttctctgtaaacatgctgatgtTGAACCGcctttggctgtggcaattagatcTGATTTTCacccaatgagcttgaattcttgtacatttatacaatgttttggtacatcAACTGAGTGTCGAGccttcaactgtatattttgaaacccgaatttaaggactatgaacacaggcagagggtgagtcaacatgtcagtgagcctttttcaacgataggaagggatttacaatggtcgtgtaacaatgttttaacacaaaaatcgtacctattaTACATTTCAGTCTTCCAAGTTGCTGAAATTCCTGATGACAAAATGGCTAGAGACATTAGCAAATACACTTCTTACTAAACCCAGGCCTCACCtgcaagcaggagacaatcctcccctggagcagtgcagggttaagggccttgctcaagggcccaacggctgtgcggatcttatcgtggccacaccggagatcgaaccagcaaccttgtgggtcccagtcatgcaccttaaccgctacgctacaggccgcccccttaCTAAACCCAGGCCTCACctgtaagcaggagacaatcctcccctggagcaatgcagggttcagggtcttgctcaagggcccaacggctgtgcggatcttattgtggctacaccggggatcgaaccaccgaccttgcgacCTTAACCGCTATGTTACGGGCCGCCCCCTCACTAAACCCAGGCCTCACCTGTAGATCGGAGAGCATGCTCAGCAGACTGCGCAGAAGACTTCGGTCAATGGCCTCCCCACTTCGCTCCCTCTCGATCAGCAGCAGGATGCCATCGATTGTCTTGCACTGGACCTTTTGGTCACTGATTATGTAGAACCTGAACAACTCCAGCCCCATGTCCCTGGAAACAGGGCAGCCACGTTAAACACTGGTTGACAAGACATCGCCGAGGTGGCAAGCCGAAGGGTTCCACCGAACAGTGGATGAATATTTATTACAGCGTTAAACTGGAGCTCACTTTCACTGAATTCCTCAATGGGATGGTGAGATAGCTTAGGTTTACTACCGCAGATAAAAAAGGTCTTGGAATATCCTGCATTCACACTCAAGGTAAAATGGATATCAGCATTAGTACTTACCAAATTGATGGCAGCATTGAGTTTTGCAAAACGTATGTTCgatccagaaacaaaaaaatacttctaATCATGATctgttacaacaaaaacaagaagaaataaatataattagttTAGTTAAAatcaagaaataaaaagaacataCATTAGACCTATGTGCCAATAGTTGTATACAAGACAATTCAGCAGTATGACGGCTATTATAAAGTGATGGCtaaattattgcaaaataaataaattagtttaCTTAAAATCAAGATATAAAAAGAACATACATTAGACCTATGTGCCAATAGTTGTATACAAGACAATTAAGCACTGTGACGGCTATTATTAACTGATGGCTAAATTATTGCAAccttacaaaacaaaacaaaaaaaacaatgctgtgCATTTTATAGTTAATTCCTGAAGTTGTTTAAAATTACAGAAACTGTATTCAGAAAAATGCTCATACCATTTGTCTGCAGTGATCTTGCCAACACTTGTCTATCTTCTTCAGGAACAGAACACTGTCCAGAGCATCCGTGAAGGAGGAGTTAAAGAAAGTAAAGCAGCAGAATCTATTCTCAATAGTAAATCTTCTGTCAACACCATTTTTAGATGAAAATAAAGTCATGATCGGGTAATCGGAAACTCTGTCCAAAGTCACCTCAGAATGatgaatgtttgtattttaaacTTGTAAATTCACTGTTAGTTCAAGTGACCTGGTAAAGACTTAACTATGTCGATTAATAGTTTCTCTCCACAAATCTCAGGTTCTCAAACAACTTTTGAAAAGACACTTTAGCCTGTATGACATAAGTCCTTCatcaatacatttaatatacatacaaataatatatttttttaatatactcAACTGCAATATCTGCATTATAAAACGTATTACGTGGAGGTTCTATTGATTGAATCCTTCTGTGCAGTCATAACAATACAGCTTGACATGCACATAACGCATCATTGTGAAGGTCTGTGGGAAAATATAATTCTCCCAATTTGAGCAAACAGCTTTCATAAACACTGCTTCACAGCTGCATGAGCATTTTTAACACCATCTTCCCAAAACGCATAAGGATATTCCCTGAACTGATGAATTTGTGCTTTTATGTGGTCTTCACACACCATCCGTAGCTGCTTATAGAGCTTTGCAGATATTTTATGGGAACAGAGATTCTCAACTGCCTGAAATAGTGAGAAAATAAACAGTATTAATGAAATCATGAGTTAGACTACTGTATGGTACACACACATTGCATGTGATTaaaacacagcacagtacatTTCCAAATCGATTACAGACACACTACACTGGAGTACACTCGGTATTCTAAATTACTGAAAAAAACTCCAATGTTTTCCCCTATTCTACCACACATGAAGGAACCCATTATTACACAGTTGGCTGTGAAGATGACCATAACAGCAGAATGCCATGCCGCCCCACCCCTTTTTTCCCAGCCATGCAAAATGTTAATGGTTTACACAAGAACGCCAAAGTTATAAAACCACAAATACAAAGTACACATTTCATCAAGACCTCACTGTGGGGACAGAAAGGTTAATGAGGTGGACTtgtaagggagagagagcagagacggTAGGGCTGTAATCACCACCAAAAGGAAATTGAGGTGCCACTGGGGAATGGTGAAGTGCCCCTATCCTACCTGGTAGAGCTCTTCAAGATTGTACTTGATAGAAGTGCTGTTCTGAATAGCCTCCACAGCCTCCTTTAGTTTCTGCCAGGTTTCATCCGTGTAGTTTTCTGGCAATTTTGGTTTTTCTGCAATCAAAAGGATAGGATAGTTAGGGCCTTGTCAACAAAAAGGCCACTGACACTGTAGCAGAACAAGGGGGTTTTCGAAAAAAGGCATTTCAAGAAATGTTTGACCCGGTCGGACTCCTTACACTTCCTTGAAAACACAAATGTACTTGCATGCTGGCCTTTAAAAGGTTCCTTTATAATCATACAGAAATGAGAAGTGAGGAAAAGACAAACTTGCGACGACAGTAGAATCCACAACACAAGTTTCGTTCGAGGTCACTTCGCATAAGTATTTTTGACAGTACTGTCATTCCGAAATACCAGGTAATATAGGCCGATAACTAGCtcacaataaaataatgcaattaaCATGGATCGCGATATTAAAACAATGCAACAACACAGCGAAATACTAAATGCGTAGCTCTTTAGGTATCGACAGGTAACATTCGTACAGAACCACAGTCATGCGTTTGATAATAAAAGACAATACCAAGCAAATCAGATCGCTGGCTTGCTAGCTACCTTTGAAATTCTTGATAACTAATTTCTTGGCGGCTCCAGGTTTGCTGTTGGAAAAGGTAGTAGAACCGGTGGTCTTCGTCAGTCCATTTGCATGATGCCCGATACCACCAGCCAGAAGTGCGTTTTTAGTCTTGTTTGAACATGATGCAGACTCCTCAGCCATTTTCACATCCAGTCCAATGAAATCTACCGAGTCCTCGAATCTCAACTTCTTTTTGATGTGATGAGAAGTGGAACAGTCCGAGGGCGACGAGGAAGAATGGCTATTGCTTTTAGAAGGAGGCGAAGAAATCGAATCAATGTCTTCCCTCTCGGAGCTATTTAATTTTCTCTTCTTGGATGTTAAAATGTTTCCCGTGCCGTTATTACCATCAGAAGCTGCTGTTCTAGCCTCCTGAGTTGGCGGAAGGGGATTAGGGGAAGATAAACCTGTtggaaacatgaaaaaaagaaattataatTTCAAACAGGCAGTCTATTTGCTAACCCTAAGAGTCTCTAAATAGGCCGTTAAAGCA encodes:
- the LOC133123301 gene encoding cullin-4B, which encodes MAEESASCSNKTKNALLAGGIGHHANGLTKTTGSTTFSNSKPGAAKKLVIKNFKEKPKLPENYTDETWQKLKEAVEAIQNSTSIKYNLEELYQAVENLCSHKISAKLYKQLRMVCEDHIKAQIHQFREDALDSVLFLKKIDKCWQDHCRQMIMIRSIFLFLDRTYVLQNSMLPSIWDMGLELFRFYIISDQKVQCKTIDGILLLIERERSGEAIDRSLLRSLLSMLSDLQIYQDSFEQRFLEETNRLYAAEGQRLMQEREVPEYLHHVNKRLEEEADRVITYLDQSTQKPLIATVEKQLLGEHLTATLQKGLNHLLDGNRIQDLSLLYQLFSRVRGGVQALLQHWIEYIKAFGSTIVINPEKDKTMVQELLDFKDKVDHIIDICFLKNEKFVNAMKEAFETFINKRPNKPAELIAKYVDSKLRAGNKEATDEELEKMLDKIMIIFRFIYGKDVFEAFYKKDLAKRLLVGKSASVDAEKSMLSKLKHECGAAFTSKLEGMFKDMELSKDIMVQFKQYMQCQNIPGNIELTVNILTMGYWPTYVPMEVHLPPEMVKLQEIFKTFYLGKHSGRKLQWQSTLGHCVLKAEFKEGKKELQVSLFQTLVLLMFNEGEEFSLEDIKLATGIEDGELRRTLQSLACGKARVLSKTPKSKDVEDGDKFSCNDDFKHKLFRIKINQIQMKETVEEQASTTERVFQDRQYQIDAAIVRIMKMRKTLSHNLLVSEVYNQLKFPVKPADLKKRIESLIDRDYMERDKENPNQYNYVA